TTAATGAGTAAGATGGACCATATTTCCACCGGCGGAGGAGCGATGCTTGAATTTTTAACAGGAGCAAAGTTGCCAGGGATTGAAGCGCTAAAATAATTTTTAAATCTTATGGAATGGAAACTTAAACCAACGCCGCCGAGCGGTTTTTTTAAAAAATTTCCTGAATATTCTTCTCTAACCGCGCGGCTTCTTTATGCGCGCGGGTTGAAAACGCAAAGAGAAATAGATGAATTTTTTAATTCTGATTATGAAGAGGACATTCATAATCCTTTTTTGCTAAAAGGGATGAAAAAAGCAGTTAAGCGCGTTTTACAGGCGGTTGAAAAAGAAGAGAAGATCTTAATTTACGGCGATTTTGACGCTGATGGCGTTTGTTCAACGGCCATTTTGTGTCTAACGCTCAAACATTTAGGAGTTAAAAAACTGAAAATTTATATTCCTGATAGAGAAAAAGAAAATCACGGCTTGAATAAAAAAGCGATTAAAGAATTCTCGAAAGAGGGAGTGAATTTAATTATTACGGTTGATTGCGGCAGCACCGATTTAAAGGAAGTCAGTTTGGCGAATTCTTTGGGAATGGATGTCATTATTACCGACCATCACGAATTAAGAGATGAATTGCCAAAGACGGTCGCGATTATTAATTCTCTGCAAAAAGGAGATAAATATCCATTTAAGAAATTGTGCGGCGCGGGCATCGCGTATAAACTGGCTTGCGCGCTTTTATCCTCAAATGAGACTTTTAAAAAATGGCTTCTTGATTTAACGGCGATCGCGACTGTTTCTGATGTAATGCCGATTGTCGGAGAAAATAGAACTTTGGTTAAATATGGTTTGGGCGTTTTGGCGCAAACAAAATGGCTCGGTCTTCAAGAATTAATGAAGGTCTCGCAGATAGACCCGCTCATCACAAAGCCCTCTTTAAACGGAGAAGCGCCTCTGACAAATCTTGATACAAGAACAATTGGTTTTGTTATAGGCCCGCGACTAAACGCCGCCAGCAGGATGGACCACGCCAATAGCGCCCTTCGCCTTTTAATTACGAAAAATAAAAGGGAAGCGATGGAATTGGCGGCGCAAATTAATCAAAATAATTCCGCGAGGCAAAATTTAACCACAAAAATTGTTCAAGAAGTAGAAAAGTGTATTTTGGAAAAAGAAAAAAAGGGTAAAAGCTCTAAATTAATTTTTGAAGGCAGCGCAGAATGGCCGGTCGGGTTGGTTGGTTTAATTGCTGGAAAAATCGCTTCAAAATATTGCCGTCCGGCGTTTATTTATCATCAGGCGGGCGAATTAATTCACGCTTCAGGCCGAAGCGCTTCGCAAGTTGACTTAGTAGGCGTTATCAAGCAAGGAAGTGATTTTCTTGACGATTATGGTGGACATAAAGACGCGGCTGGATTTAGAATGAAAAAGAAAAATCTTAAAAAAGCGAAAGATTTTTTTAAAAAAATAGTTGAGAAAGAATTGAAAGGCAAAGAGTTGATTGCTTCGCTTGAAATTGACGCGGAATTATCTCTTCGCGAAATGAATTGGCAGACCTATGACGAAATTCAAAAATTTACTCCTTTTGGCAGAGGTAATTTAGAACCAAGATTTAGCGCGAAAGGAATGGAAATTAGCGAAATTAGAACAGTTGGCAACGGTGACAAGCACTTGAAACTGTCTTTAATGATGTTTGACAGCGAGCAGAAAAAAGCTAAAAATTTCAAAGCGATCGCTTTCGGATTAGGCGAGCGAGGCGAGCATCTTAAAAAAGGCGACTCGGTTGATATCGTTTTTGAATTTATTATCAACGAATGGAACGGATGCCGGGAGTTGGAATTAAAAGTGGTGGATATTAAAAATACAAAAAACTTATGAAAATTAAAATTTATACCGATGGCGGGTCGCGGGGAAATCCGGGACCGTCGGCGATTGGCGTTGTTATTATCCAAGAAGGAGAAGCGTCAAAAAAATATGGAGAATATATCGGGGAGGGGACGAACAATCAAGCCGAATACAAAGCGGTTATTTTCGCTTTGAAAAAAGTTAAACAATTATTTGGCAAGCAAAAAGCGAAAGGAGCGGAAATAACCGTTCTTTCGGACAGTGAATTATTAGTTAAACATATAAATCACCAATACAAAATCAAAGAGGGCGAACTTCAGTCGCTTTTCTTAGAGGTTTGGAACCTAATGCTCGATTTCAACCAAGTCAATTTCCAACACACTCTCCGCGGAGGGAACAAAGAAGCCGACGAAATGGTCAACCGCGCCTTAGATGAGAAATCAAACAAACAAACGCTTCTGTAACTAAGATGGGGGCTGCCCCCGCGGCGGGGGCAGCCCCCAGTCGCAATTGGGGTTGACAGAGGGTGGGGGTGTGGTATTATGGGGAGGACCCGAGCAAATTAGATAGTCGCCTCGCAATTTTGTGGGGAGGAAAGTCCGGGCGTCGCAAATGGCAGCGGGTAATACCCGCCGGTCGCGAGATTAGGGAAAGCGCCACAGAGACAATATTTCTTTGGTTTTGGGGCAATCTCCAAAACTGGGGTAAAGGTGAAAAGTGAGGGATTAAGACCCCTCTCTCCGCAGGGAGACCTGTCGGAGTGGCAAGCCCTGCCTGACGCAAGAGCAAACCATTCCGCAATATTGCGGGATGATGAAAAGTAGCTCGCTTGAGGTTAGCGGCAACGCTAACCCTAGATAGATGACTATCCAAGACCCTCCGTCGCCCTTTGGGCTATGGCGGGTGAGACAGAACCCGGCTTATTATTTGCTCGGGTTTTTGTTTGTCTTGATTTTTAGAAGATGGGGGCTGCCCCCGTTGCGGGGGCAGCCCCCATTCTGTGGGGTGAGAAAGACGGGAGCAGTCCCCGCTGCGAGGGCTGCCCCCCTAAAATAGCAGACCTTTTCTCTTTTGATTCCTTGATTTTAGGGGTTTTATTGAGTAAGATGGGGGTATGAAGAAGTCAGAATTGGTTTTTACATTTATTTTGGTTCCGCTGGATTTTTTGGCGCTTTTGGGGGCGGGGGCGGCGGCTTATTTTCTGCGGACGAGCGAATGGGTTGCCCAATATCGTCCAGTAGTTTTCTACTTAAACCTTCCTTTTGGACGGTATTTTTGGCTTGTTTTTGGAGCGGCTCTTTTTCTTTTAATTATTTTCGCTTTAGTCGGATTATATAAAATCCAAATCAGGCGGTCTTTGCTGGACGATTTTCTTAAGATATTAATCGGCGTTTCGGCGGGAATGATTGCTTTGGTTTTTTATATCTTTCTTAGTCGCGAATGGTTTGATTCTCGATTTATTATGCTCACTGGCTGGGGAATGTCAGTCGCCTTTGTTTTTTTTGGACGGCTTTTTGTCCATTTCTGGCGGAGTTATTTAATTAGGAAATACAATTTTGGCGCTCATAGGGTTATGATTATTGGTCGGGACGGTATTAGTAAAAGGATTAGCGGGTGCATTAAGCAAAATCCAAATTTAGGATACTATTTAGCCGCCAATTTGATTGAGCCGGACATGACGGAAATCAGGAGCAAGGTTAACAATCCGGGCGTTGAGGAAATTATTTTAGCCGATACGGATTGGCCGAGAGAAAAGGTTTTGGAATTAGTTGATTTTTGCGAAGAAAACCATTTGTCCTTCAAATTCGCGCCTAATCTTTTCCAAACACTCACGAGCAATACCTCAGTAGAAACGATCGGAGGCATTCCAATTGTTGAATTGAAAAGAACCGCTTTGGACGGATGGGGGAGAATTATTAAAAAATTCGTTGACTTGAGCGGAGCGATTTTTGGAATAGTTTTTTTAAGTCCCTTTTTCGCCTTAACTGCGCTTGCGATTAAATGGGATTCGCCTGGGCCAGTTTTGGTTAAATTAAAAAGAGTGAGCCATGGCAAAGAATTTAATCTTTATAAATTTCGTTCAATGGTGAATGGCGCGGAGGATTTGAAAAAATTTCTTTGGGCGTACAATGAGAGGGATGACGGGCCTTTATTTAAAATAAAGAAAGACCCACGCGTGACTTCGGTTGGACGATTCTTGAGGAAATATCGGATTGATGAGTTTCCCCAATTAATTAATGTTTTGAAAGGAGAAATGAGTTTGGTCGGACCGCGACCGCATCAGCCAGACGAAATCGCCCAGTATCAAAAACATCATAAAAAGGTTCTCGCGATTAAAGCGGGCATGTCGGGATTCGCCCAAATTAGCGGCAGTTCGGATTTATCTTTTGAGGAGGAGGTCAAATTAGACACATACTATATTGAAAAATGGTCGCTTTTAATGGATATTAAAATTTTATTAAAGACAATTGTTGTTTTGGTAAGGGACAGGTCGGCATGTTAATTAATTATTATGCGCGTTGCTTTGGTTCATGATTATCTTAATCAGTACGGCGGGGCAGAGAGGGTTTTGGAAGCGTTTTGCCAGATCTTTCCAAAAGCGCCGATTTACACTCTTTTTTATGACAAAAAAGGGACTGGTTTTGCTTTCGCGAATCGCCGCGTTGAGACATCTTTTTTACAAAAAACGCCCTTTGTTAAATCCCATCATCGCTCTTTTTTAATGCTCATGCCAATCGCGATTGAGCAGTTTGATTTTTCCCAATACGACTTGGTTCTTTCCGATTCTTCCAGTTACGCTAAGGGTGTAATTACTCCTCCAGGAACAAAGCATATCTGTTATTGCCACACGCCCATCCGTTACGCATGGGATGATTCGCATAAATATATTAACGAGTTTGGCTACTCCAGAGCCGCGCAAAAAATTATTCCATTTTTTATGAATTATATTCGTTTTTGGGACGAGCAGGCCGCCGCGCGAGTAGACGGATTTATCGCTAACTCTTCTTTTGTGGCGAAAAGAATTAAAAAATATTATCAGCGCGAATCGGAAATTATTCACCCTCCGATTAGAACCGACTTGTTTTATTTAGCCGAAAAACCAGAAAAATATTTTTTAATGGTTGGCCGCCTTTTGACTTACAAACGGTTTGATTTGGCGATTGAGGCGTTTAACCAACTTGGTTGGCCTTTAAAAATTGTGGGGGACGGGCCTGACCGCTCGCGGTTGGAAAAAATGGCGCGGGGGAATATAGAGTTTGTTGGTTTGGTCCCGGACAGTAAGTTAAGAGATTATTACGCGCATTGTCGGGCTTTTGTCTTTCCTCAGGAAGAGGATTTTGGGATTGTTCCTGTTGAAGCGATGGCGTCAGGCCGTCCGGTGATCGCTTATCAGGGCGGAGGAGCGCTGGAAATTGTCCAGCCTGGAGTGACAGGGATGTTTTTCAAAGAGCAGACAACAGAATGTTTAATTGACGCTTTAAAACAATTTGAGTCCGACGATTTTAATCCAAAAATTATTAAAGAGCAGGCGGAGAAATT
This genomic stretch from Patescibacteria group bacterium harbors:
- the recJ gene encoding single-stranded-DNA-specific exonuclease RecJ; this encodes MEWKLKPTPPSGFFKKFPEYSSLTARLLYARGLKTQREIDEFFNSDYEEDIHNPFLLKGMKKAVKRVLQAVEKEEKILIYGDFDADGVCSTAILCLTLKHLGVKKLKIYIPDREKENHGLNKKAIKEFSKEGVNLIITVDCGSTDLKEVSLANSLGMDVIITDHHELRDELPKTVAIINSLQKGDKYPFKKLCGAGIAYKLACALLSSNETFKKWLLDLTAIATVSDVMPIVGENRTLVKYGLGVLAQTKWLGLQELMKVSQIDPLITKPSLNGEAPLTNLDTRTIGFVIGPRLNAASRMDHANSALRLLITKNKREAMELAAQINQNNSARQNLTTKIVQEVEKCILEKEKKGKSSKLIFEGSAEWPVGLVGLIAGKIASKYCRPAFIYHQAGELIHASGRSASQVDLVGVIKQGSDFLDDYGGHKDAAGFRMKKKNLKKAKDFFKKIVEKELKGKELIASLEIDAELSLREMNWQTYDEIQKFTPFGRGNLEPRFSAKGMEISEIRTVGNGDKHLKLSLMMFDSEQKKAKNFKAIAFGLGERGEHLKKGDSVDIVFEFIINEWNGCRELELKVVDIKNTKNL
- a CDS encoding ribonuclease HI family protein — protein: MKIKIYTDGGSRGNPGPSAIGVVIIQEGEASKKYGEYIGEGTNNQAEYKAVIFALKKVKQLFGKQKAKGAEITVLSDSELLVKHINHQYKIKEGELQSLFLEVWNLMLDFNQVNFQHTLRGGNKEADEMVNRALDEKSNKQTLL
- a CDS encoding sugar transferase; amino-acid sequence: MKKSELVFTFILVPLDFLALLGAGAAAYFLRTSEWVAQYRPVVFYLNLPFGRYFWLVFGAALFLLIIFALVGLYKIQIRRSLLDDFLKILIGVSAGMIALVFYIFLSREWFDSRFIMLTGWGMSVAFVFFGRLFVHFWRSYLIRKYNFGAHRVMIIGRDGISKRISGCIKQNPNLGYYLAANLIEPDMTEIRSKVNNPGVEEIILADTDWPREKVLELVDFCEENHLSFKFAPNLFQTLTSNTSVETIGGIPIVELKRTALDGWGRIIKKFVDLSGAIFGIVFLSPFFALTALAIKWDSPGPVLVKLKRVSHGKEFNLYKFRSMVNGAEDLKKFLWAYNERDDGPLFKIKKDPRVTSVGRFLRKYRIDEFPQLINVLKGEMSLVGPRPHQPDEIAQYQKHHKKVLAIKAGMSGFAQISGSSDLSFEEEVKLDTYYIEKWSLLMDIKILLKTIVVLVRDRSAC
- a CDS encoding glycosyltransferase; the encoded protein is MRVALVHDYLNQYGGAERVLEAFCQIFPKAPIYTLFYDKKGTGFAFANRRVETSFLQKTPFVKSHHRSFLMLMPIAIEQFDFSQYDLVLSDSSSYAKGVITPPGTKHICYCHTPIRYAWDDSHKYINEFGYSRAAQKIIPFFMNYIRFWDEQAAARVDGFIANSSFVAKRIKKYYQRESEIIHPPIRTDLFYLAEKPEKYFLMVGRLLTYKRFDLAIEAFNQLGWPLKIVGDGPDRSRLEKMARGNIEFVGLVPDSKLRDYYAHCRAFVFPQEEDFGIVPVEAMASGRPVIAYQGGGALEIVQPGVTGMFFKEQTTECLIDALKQFESDDFNPKIIKEQAEKFSQERFKEKIKEYLNEYRN